The following coding sequences are from one Salvia hispanica cultivar TCC Black 2014 chromosome 3, UniMelb_Shisp_WGS_1.0, whole genome shotgun sequence window:
- the LOC125211452 gene encoding RING finger protein 10 isoform X3, whose translation MSILPSLNHGSTSSSSSSTSKSSSSNHGFINRQQNLQFSASPPPPSHLSGGQISPSARNRSGSTEEVGSSERPSKPSGTVVSSSVNQIAASSTSQMSSGHSTGKKAQAVNYNHLLNFHYDPITVSRPQYRAPPPRRQSRRKPYNKDLFFQANYKFVVLDTGNYAAESIDPDKMLCWEDIICLKYSTPFPAQCPICLDDPLCPQITSCGHIYCFPCILQYFSMGEDDPKVECWRKCPLCFTMISTKELYTIRIENVKQYREGDEIDFVLLTRKKDSFSSSVKDNENINIEDEIVDSFSKFTLTSDVALSVREAMSDLDSWIAKADSGLVDDIEKLPYVCAAMEQLKRRKKYWNEHCTSNFDRAKYGSPPTADAHANNGASGFATRVISPTKNDKSDRFGKLSPSKVLDEFHAPEVTDINESVGDKDIALSSSFDENKMYPQAPSNGTKKSTEGDSYNFYQAIDGQHLILHPFSMKCLLHHYGSYENLPTRISGKILQLETVTQSEAMRRRYRFLSHFSLTTTFQLCEIDVGNLLPSESLSPFMDEIKNRENQRKRLARKELKDKIKAEAASSQFAPVSYYSHDAAPSFSTDDFEALGSPPMISSSGPSTAGERLTFSSVARLGFAAAHDSPVQITPKFDPPHDSAAIGWKNSGASFANVTSRAKQDEASRMANANANEVGKKGKKASRVLLSTSGGRRY comes from the exons ATGTCCATCTTGCCCTCTCTGAATCACGGTTCAACGTCGTCATCGTCTTCCTCAACATCtaaatcttcttcttccaatCATGGATTCATTAATCGCCAACAAAACCTCCAATTTTCTGCTTCTCCTCCGCCGCCCTCCCATCTCTCAG GAGGACAAATTTCTCCATCTGCACGCAATCGAAGTGGATCTACTGAAGAG GTTGGATCCTCTGAACGGCCAAGCAAACCATCTGGAACTGTTGTTTCATCAAGTGTCAATCAGATTGCTGCATCTTCGACTTCACAGATGAGCTCTGGGCATTCAACTGGAAAAAAAGCTCAGGCAGTTAACTACAATCACTTGTTAAATTTCCATTATGATCCTATTACTGTTTCTCGTCCGCAGTACAGGGCACCTCCGCCACGAAGACAATCAAGGAGAAAACCTTACAACAAGGACTTATTTTTTCAAGCAAACTACAAGTTTGTTGTGCTAGATACTGGGAACTATGCAGCTGAGTCTATTGACCCGGACAAGATGTTATGTTGGGAGGATATCATTTGCTTGAAATACTCTACTCCTTTTCCTGCCCAGTGTCCAATATGCTTGGATGATCCCTTATGTCCACAAATAACTTCTTGTGGTCATATCTATTGCTTCCCGTGCATTTTGCAATACTTCTCCATGGGCGAAGATGATCCTAAAGTAGAATGCTGGAGGAAGTGCCCATTGTGCTTCACAATGATTTCAACAAAAGAATTGTATACCATCCGCATCGAGAATGTTAAGCAGTACCGAGAAGGTGATGAAATAGACTTTGTGCTATTAACCCGTAAAAAAGACTCATTCAGTTCGTCAGTTAAAGATAATGAGAACATCAATATTGAAGATGAGATTGTGGATTCTTTCTCAAAGTTCACATTGACTTCTGATGTGGCACTGTCTGTAAGAGAAGCAATGTCTGACCTGGATAGTTGGATAGCTAAAGCTGACTCAGGCCTAGTTGATGACATTGAGAAACTTCCATATGTTTGTGCTGCAATGGAACAGTTGAAGCGAAGAAAGAAATATTGGAATGAGCATTGCACTTCTAACTTTGACAGGGCAAAGTATGGATCTCCTCCTACTGCAGATGCCCATGCCAATAATGGTGCTTCTGGATTTGCCACTCGTGTAATATCTCCAACTAAGAATGATAAGTCGGACCGTTTTGGTAAATTATCTCCAAGTAAGGTGCTCGATGAATTCCATGCACCGGAAGTTACAGATATCAATGAATCTGTTGGAGATAAGGACATAgctttatcttcttctttcgaTGAAAATAAGATGTATCCACAGGCACCTTCTAATGGCACAAAGAAAAGCACAGAGGGAGATTCATACAATTTCTACCAG GCTATTGATGGTCAGCATCTTATACTTCATCCATTTAGCATGAAGTGTCTTCTACACCATTATGGTAGCTATGAGAATCTTCCTACCAG AATCTCTGGGAAGATCTTACAGCTGGAGACAGTGACACAATCAGAGGCTATGAGGCGACGCTATCGCTTCTTAAGTCATTTCTCCTTGACAACAACATTTCAG CTTTGTGAAATTGATGTGGGTAATCTATTGCCTTCCGAGTCCCTTTCTCCTTTTATGGATGAAATAAAGAATAGGGAAAATCAAAGAAAGCGACTTGCGAGGAAG GAGTTGAAGGACAAAATCAAAGCTGAAGCTGCAAGCAGTCAGTTTGCACCTGTGTCTTATTATTCGCATGATGCTGCCCCTAGCTTCTCCACAGATGATTTTGAAG CTTTGGGAAGTCCTCCCATGATATCATCATCTGGCCCTTCGACTGCTGGGGAAAGGCTAACGTTTTCGAGTGTGGCAAGGCTTGGTTTTGCTGCTGCACATGATTCTCCTGTTCAAATTACCCCAAAATTTGATCCCCCTCATGACTCCGCTGCAATTG GGTGGAAAAATAGTGGCGCCTCATTTGCCAATGTAACGTCTAGAGCAAAACAAGACGAAGCCTCGCGTATGGCTAATGCGAATGCAAATGAAGTTgggaagaaaggaaaaaaggcTAGCAGAGTATTATTGTCCACATCGGGTGGACGCCGctattga
- the LOC125211452 gene encoding RING finger protein 10 isoform X2 yields MSILPSLNHGSTSSSSSSTSKSSSSNHGFINRQQNLQFSASPPPPSHLSGGQISPSARNRSGSTEEVKVGSSERPSKPSGTVVSSSVNQIAASSTSQMSSGHSTGKKAQAVNYNHLLNFHYDPITVSRPQYRAPPPRRQSRRKPYNKDLFFQANYKFVVLDTGNYAAESIDPDKMLCWEDIICLKYSTPFPAQCPICLDDPLCPQITSCGHIYCFPCILQYFSMGEDDPKVECWRKCPLCFTMISTKELYTIRIENVKQYREGDEIDFVLLTRKKDSFSSSVKDNENINIEDEIVDSFSKFTLTSDVALSVREAMSDLDSWIAKADSGLVDDIEKLPYVCAAMEQLKRRKKYWNEHCTSNFDRAKYGSPPTADAHANNGASGFATRVISPTKNDKSDRFGKLSPSKVLDEFHAPEVTDINESVGDKDIALSSSFDENKMYPQAPSNGTKKSTEGDSYNFYQAIDGQHLILHPFSMKCLLHHYGSYENLPTRISGKILQLETVTQSEAMRRRYRFLSHFSLTTTFQLCEIDVGNLLPSESLSPFMDEIKNRENQRKRLARKELKDKIKAEAASSQFAPVSYYSHDAAPSFSTDDFEALGSPPMISSSGPSTAGERLTFSSVARLGFAAAHDSPVQITPKFDPPHDSAAIGWKNSGASFANVTSRAKQDEASRMANANANEVGKKGKKASRVLLSTSGGRRY; encoded by the exons ATGTCCATCTTGCCCTCTCTGAATCACGGTTCAACGTCGTCATCGTCTTCCTCAACATCtaaatcttcttcttccaatCATGGATTCATTAATCGCCAACAAAACCTCCAATTTTCTGCTTCTCCTCCGCCGCCCTCCCATCTCTCAG GAGGACAAATTTCTCCATCTGCACGCAATCGAAGTGGATCTACTGAAGAG GTGAAG GTTGGATCCTCTGAACGGCCAAGCAAACCATCTGGAACTGTTGTTTCATCAAGTGTCAATCAGATTGCTGCATCTTCGACTTCACAGATGAGCTCTGGGCATTCAACTGGAAAAAAAGCTCAGGCAGTTAACTACAATCACTTGTTAAATTTCCATTATGATCCTATTACTGTTTCTCGTCCGCAGTACAGGGCACCTCCGCCACGAAGACAATCAAGGAGAAAACCTTACAACAAGGACTTATTTTTTCAAGCAAACTACAAGTTTGTTGTGCTAGATACTGGGAACTATGCAGCTGAGTCTATTGACCCGGACAAGATGTTATGTTGGGAGGATATCATTTGCTTGAAATACTCTACTCCTTTTCCTGCCCAGTGTCCAATATGCTTGGATGATCCCTTATGTCCACAAATAACTTCTTGTGGTCATATCTATTGCTTCCCGTGCATTTTGCAATACTTCTCCATGGGCGAAGATGATCCTAAAGTAGAATGCTGGAGGAAGTGCCCATTGTGCTTCACAATGATTTCAACAAAAGAATTGTATACCATCCGCATCGAGAATGTTAAGCAGTACCGAGAAGGTGATGAAATAGACTTTGTGCTATTAACCCGTAAAAAAGACTCATTCAGTTCGTCAGTTAAAGATAATGAGAACATCAATATTGAAGATGAGATTGTGGATTCTTTCTCAAAGTTCACATTGACTTCTGATGTGGCACTGTCTGTAAGAGAAGCAATGTCTGACCTGGATAGTTGGATAGCTAAAGCTGACTCAGGCCTAGTTGATGACATTGAGAAACTTCCATATGTTTGTGCTGCAATGGAACAGTTGAAGCGAAGAAAGAAATATTGGAATGAGCATTGCACTTCTAACTTTGACAGGGCAAAGTATGGATCTCCTCCTACTGCAGATGCCCATGCCAATAATGGTGCTTCTGGATTTGCCACTCGTGTAATATCTCCAACTAAGAATGATAAGTCGGACCGTTTTGGTAAATTATCTCCAAGTAAGGTGCTCGATGAATTCCATGCACCGGAAGTTACAGATATCAATGAATCTGTTGGAGATAAGGACATAgctttatcttcttctttcgaTGAAAATAAGATGTATCCACAGGCACCTTCTAATGGCACAAAGAAAAGCACAGAGGGAGATTCATACAATTTCTACCAG GCTATTGATGGTCAGCATCTTATACTTCATCCATTTAGCATGAAGTGTCTTCTACACCATTATGGTAGCTATGAGAATCTTCCTACCAG AATCTCTGGGAAGATCTTACAGCTGGAGACAGTGACACAATCAGAGGCTATGAGGCGACGCTATCGCTTCTTAAGTCATTTCTCCTTGACAACAACATTTCAG CTTTGTGAAATTGATGTGGGTAATCTATTGCCTTCCGAGTCCCTTTCTCCTTTTATGGATGAAATAAAGAATAGGGAAAATCAAAGAAAGCGACTTGCGAGGAAG GAGTTGAAGGACAAAATCAAAGCTGAAGCTGCAAGCAGTCAGTTTGCACCTGTGTCTTATTATTCGCATGATGCTGCCCCTAGCTTCTCCACAGATGATTTTGAAG CTTTGGGAAGTCCTCCCATGATATCATCATCTGGCCCTTCGACTGCTGGGGAAAGGCTAACGTTTTCGAGTGTGGCAAGGCTTGGTTTTGCTGCTGCACATGATTCTCCTGTTCAAATTACCCCAAAATTTGATCCCCCTCATGACTCCGCTGCAATTG GGTGGAAAAATAGTGGCGCCTCATTTGCCAATGTAACGTCTAGAGCAAAACAAGACGAAGCCTCGCGTATGGCTAATGCGAATGCAAATGAAGTTgggaagaaaggaaaaaaggcTAGCAGAGTATTATTGTCCACATCGGGTGGACGCCGctattga
- the LOC125211452 gene encoding RING finger protein 10 isoform X1, translating to MSILPSLNHGSTSSSSSSTSKSSSSNHGFINRQQNLQFSASPPPPSHLSGGQISPSARNRSGSTEEVKVRERVERQNHGKSPVQQHDCTNSPPKDAAYLQVGSSERPSKPSGTVVSSSVNQIAASSTSQMSSGHSTGKKAQAVNYNHLLNFHYDPITVSRPQYRAPPPRRQSRRKPYNKDLFFQANYKFVVLDTGNYAAESIDPDKMLCWEDIICLKYSTPFPAQCPICLDDPLCPQITSCGHIYCFPCILQYFSMGEDDPKVECWRKCPLCFTMISTKELYTIRIENVKQYREGDEIDFVLLTRKKDSFSSSVKDNENINIEDEIVDSFSKFTLTSDVALSVREAMSDLDSWIAKADSGLVDDIEKLPYVCAAMEQLKRRKKYWNEHCTSNFDRAKYGSPPTADAHANNGASGFATRVISPTKNDKSDRFGKLSPSKVLDEFHAPEVTDINESVGDKDIALSSSFDENKMYPQAPSNGTKKSTEGDSYNFYQAIDGQHLILHPFSMKCLLHHYGSYENLPTRISGKILQLETVTQSEAMRRRYRFLSHFSLTTTFQLCEIDVGNLLPSESLSPFMDEIKNRENQRKRLARKELKDKIKAEAASSQFAPVSYYSHDAAPSFSTDDFEALGSPPMISSSGPSTAGERLTFSSVARLGFAAAHDSPVQITPKFDPPHDSAAIGWKNSGASFANVTSRAKQDEASRMANANANEVGKKGKKASRVLLSTSGGRRY from the exons ATGTCCATCTTGCCCTCTCTGAATCACGGTTCAACGTCGTCATCGTCTTCCTCAACATCtaaatcttcttcttccaatCATGGATTCATTAATCGCCAACAAAACCTCCAATTTTCTGCTTCTCCTCCGCCGCCCTCCCATCTCTCAG GAGGACAAATTTCTCCATCTGCACGCAATCGAAGTGGATCTACTGAAGAG GTGAAGGTCAGGGAGAGAGTCGAGAGACAGAACCATGGAAAAAGTCCAGTTCAGCAACATGATTGCACAAACTCACCTCCAAAGGATGCTGCTTATTTGCAGGTTGGATCCTCTGAACGGCCAAGCAAACCATCTGGAACTGTTGTTTCATCAAGTGTCAATCAGATTGCTGCATCTTCGACTTCACAGATGAGCTCTGGGCATTCAACTGGAAAAAAAGCTCAGGCAGTTAACTACAATCACTTGTTAAATTTCCATTATGATCCTATTACTGTTTCTCGTCCGCAGTACAGGGCACCTCCGCCACGAAGACAATCAAGGAGAAAACCTTACAACAAGGACTTATTTTTTCAAGCAAACTACAAGTTTGTTGTGCTAGATACTGGGAACTATGCAGCTGAGTCTATTGACCCGGACAAGATGTTATGTTGGGAGGATATCATTTGCTTGAAATACTCTACTCCTTTTCCTGCCCAGTGTCCAATATGCTTGGATGATCCCTTATGTCCACAAATAACTTCTTGTGGTCATATCTATTGCTTCCCGTGCATTTTGCAATACTTCTCCATGGGCGAAGATGATCCTAAAGTAGAATGCTGGAGGAAGTGCCCATTGTGCTTCACAATGATTTCAACAAAAGAATTGTATACCATCCGCATCGAGAATGTTAAGCAGTACCGAGAAGGTGATGAAATAGACTTTGTGCTATTAACCCGTAAAAAAGACTCATTCAGTTCGTCAGTTAAAGATAATGAGAACATCAATATTGAAGATGAGATTGTGGATTCTTTCTCAAAGTTCACATTGACTTCTGATGTGGCACTGTCTGTAAGAGAAGCAATGTCTGACCTGGATAGTTGGATAGCTAAAGCTGACTCAGGCCTAGTTGATGACATTGAGAAACTTCCATATGTTTGTGCTGCAATGGAACAGTTGAAGCGAAGAAAGAAATATTGGAATGAGCATTGCACTTCTAACTTTGACAGGGCAAAGTATGGATCTCCTCCTACTGCAGATGCCCATGCCAATAATGGTGCTTCTGGATTTGCCACTCGTGTAATATCTCCAACTAAGAATGATAAGTCGGACCGTTTTGGTAAATTATCTCCAAGTAAGGTGCTCGATGAATTCCATGCACCGGAAGTTACAGATATCAATGAATCTGTTGGAGATAAGGACATAgctttatcttcttctttcgaTGAAAATAAGATGTATCCACAGGCACCTTCTAATGGCACAAAGAAAAGCACAGAGGGAGATTCATACAATTTCTACCAG GCTATTGATGGTCAGCATCTTATACTTCATCCATTTAGCATGAAGTGTCTTCTACACCATTATGGTAGCTATGAGAATCTTCCTACCAG AATCTCTGGGAAGATCTTACAGCTGGAGACAGTGACACAATCAGAGGCTATGAGGCGACGCTATCGCTTCTTAAGTCATTTCTCCTTGACAACAACATTTCAG CTTTGTGAAATTGATGTGGGTAATCTATTGCCTTCCGAGTCCCTTTCTCCTTTTATGGATGAAATAAAGAATAGGGAAAATCAAAGAAAGCGACTTGCGAGGAAG GAGTTGAAGGACAAAATCAAAGCTGAAGCTGCAAGCAGTCAGTTTGCACCTGTGTCTTATTATTCGCATGATGCTGCCCCTAGCTTCTCCACAGATGATTTTGAAG CTTTGGGAAGTCCTCCCATGATATCATCATCTGGCCCTTCGACTGCTGGGGAAAGGCTAACGTTTTCGAGTGTGGCAAGGCTTGGTTTTGCTGCTGCACATGATTCTCCTGTTCAAATTACCCCAAAATTTGATCCCCCTCATGACTCCGCTGCAATTG GGTGGAAAAATAGTGGCGCCTCATTTGCCAATGTAACGTCTAGAGCAAAACAAGACGAAGCCTCGCGTATGGCTAATGCGAATGCAAATGAAGTTgggaagaaaggaaaaaaggcTAGCAGAGTATTATTGTCCACATCGGGTGGACGCCGctattga
- the LOC125211452 gene encoding RING finger protein 10 isoform X4, whose product MSILPSLNHGSTSSSSSSTSKSSSSNHGFINRQQNLQFSASPPPPSHLSGGQISPSARNRSGSTEEVKVRERVERQNHGKSPVQQHDCTNSPPKDAAYLQVGSSERPSKPSGTVVSSSVNQIAASSTSQMSSGHSTGKKAQAVNYNHLLNFHYDPITVSRPQYRAPPPRRQSRRKPYNKDLFFQANYKFVVLDTGNYAAESIDPDKMLCWEDIICLKYSTPFPAQCPICLDDPLCPQITSCGHIYCFPCILQYFSMGEDDPKVECWRKCPLCFTMISTKELYTIRIENVKQYREGDEIDFVLLTRKKDSFSSSVKDNENINIEDEIVDSFSKFTLTSDVALSVREAMSDLDSWIAKADSGLVDDIEKLPYVCAAMEQLKRRKKYWNEHCTSNFDRAKYGSPPTADAHANNGASGFATRVISPTKNDKSDRFGKLSPSKVLDEFHAPEVTDINESVGDKDIALSSSFDENKMYPQAPSNGTKKSTEGDSYNFYQAIDGQHLILHPFSMKCLLHHYGSYENLPTRISGKILQLETVTQSEAMRRRYRFLSHFSLTTTFQELKDKIKAEAASSQFAPVSYYSHDAAPSFSTDDFEALGSPPMISSSGPSTAGERLTFSSVARLGFAAAHDSPVQITPKFDPPHDSAAIGWKNSGASFANVTSRAKQDEASRMANANANEVGKKGKKASRVLLSTSGGRRY is encoded by the exons ATGTCCATCTTGCCCTCTCTGAATCACGGTTCAACGTCGTCATCGTCTTCCTCAACATCtaaatcttcttcttccaatCATGGATTCATTAATCGCCAACAAAACCTCCAATTTTCTGCTTCTCCTCCGCCGCCCTCCCATCTCTCAG GAGGACAAATTTCTCCATCTGCACGCAATCGAAGTGGATCTACTGAAGAG GTGAAGGTCAGGGAGAGAGTCGAGAGACAGAACCATGGAAAAAGTCCAGTTCAGCAACATGATTGCACAAACTCACCTCCAAAGGATGCTGCTTATTTGCAGGTTGGATCCTCTGAACGGCCAAGCAAACCATCTGGAACTGTTGTTTCATCAAGTGTCAATCAGATTGCTGCATCTTCGACTTCACAGATGAGCTCTGGGCATTCAACTGGAAAAAAAGCTCAGGCAGTTAACTACAATCACTTGTTAAATTTCCATTATGATCCTATTACTGTTTCTCGTCCGCAGTACAGGGCACCTCCGCCACGAAGACAATCAAGGAGAAAACCTTACAACAAGGACTTATTTTTTCAAGCAAACTACAAGTTTGTTGTGCTAGATACTGGGAACTATGCAGCTGAGTCTATTGACCCGGACAAGATGTTATGTTGGGAGGATATCATTTGCTTGAAATACTCTACTCCTTTTCCTGCCCAGTGTCCAATATGCTTGGATGATCCCTTATGTCCACAAATAACTTCTTGTGGTCATATCTATTGCTTCCCGTGCATTTTGCAATACTTCTCCATGGGCGAAGATGATCCTAAAGTAGAATGCTGGAGGAAGTGCCCATTGTGCTTCACAATGATTTCAACAAAAGAATTGTATACCATCCGCATCGAGAATGTTAAGCAGTACCGAGAAGGTGATGAAATAGACTTTGTGCTATTAACCCGTAAAAAAGACTCATTCAGTTCGTCAGTTAAAGATAATGAGAACATCAATATTGAAGATGAGATTGTGGATTCTTTCTCAAAGTTCACATTGACTTCTGATGTGGCACTGTCTGTAAGAGAAGCAATGTCTGACCTGGATAGTTGGATAGCTAAAGCTGACTCAGGCCTAGTTGATGACATTGAGAAACTTCCATATGTTTGTGCTGCAATGGAACAGTTGAAGCGAAGAAAGAAATATTGGAATGAGCATTGCACTTCTAACTTTGACAGGGCAAAGTATGGATCTCCTCCTACTGCAGATGCCCATGCCAATAATGGTGCTTCTGGATTTGCCACTCGTGTAATATCTCCAACTAAGAATGATAAGTCGGACCGTTTTGGTAAATTATCTCCAAGTAAGGTGCTCGATGAATTCCATGCACCGGAAGTTACAGATATCAATGAATCTGTTGGAGATAAGGACATAgctttatcttcttctttcgaTGAAAATAAGATGTATCCACAGGCACCTTCTAATGGCACAAAGAAAAGCACAGAGGGAGATTCATACAATTTCTACCAG GCTATTGATGGTCAGCATCTTATACTTCATCCATTTAGCATGAAGTGTCTTCTACACCATTATGGTAGCTATGAGAATCTTCCTACCAG AATCTCTGGGAAGATCTTACAGCTGGAGACAGTGACACAATCAGAGGCTATGAGGCGACGCTATCGCTTCTTAAGTCATTTCTCCTTGACAACAACATTTCAG GAGTTGAAGGACAAAATCAAAGCTGAAGCTGCAAGCAGTCAGTTTGCACCTGTGTCTTATTATTCGCATGATGCTGCCCCTAGCTTCTCCACAGATGATTTTGAAG CTTTGGGAAGTCCTCCCATGATATCATCATCTGGCCCTTCGACTGCTGGGGAAAGGCTAACGTTTTCGAGTGTGGCAAGGCTTGGTTTTGCTGCTGCACATGATTCTCCTGTTCAAATTACCCCAAAATTTGATCCCCCTCATGACTCCGCTGCAATTG GGTGGAAAAATAGTGGCGCCTCATTTGCCAATGTAACGTCTAGAGCAAAACAAGACGAAGCCTCGCGTATGGCTAATGCGAATGCAAATGAAGTTgggaagaaaggaaaaaaggcTAGCAGAGTATTATTGTCCACATCGGGTGGACGCCGctattga
- the LOC125211453 gene encoding uncharacterized protein LOC125211453, producing the protein MACTIDFRKLDEGFGGKTFKRKRAEQEAEKQHLLDDNDSSMEIDANPSKRQAVASSSDPNKPSFGKPTYDGVIAGKVSGKRWKEVRTRRASSVQVKKGTTAEQRAREKEIKKAYRERMTELKEEIRQNKQDKRRLREEREKKKAENILKSGTKLQKITNPNTLKKIAKSKQRKLLKVVSDDVFKNNTNK; encoded by the coding sequence ATGGCGTGCACAATCGATTTCCGGAAGCTCGACGAGGGCTTCGGCGGCAAGACCTTCAAGCGCAAGAGAGCCGAGCAGGAAGCCGAGAAGCAACACCTCCTCGATGACAACGATTCCTCCATGGAAATCGACGCCAATCCGTCGAAGCGGCAGGCCGTCGCCTCCTCCTCCGATCCGAACAAGCCTTCCTTCGGCAAGCCGACCTACGACGGAGTGATCGCCGGCAAAGTGTCGGGGAAGAGGTGGAAGGAGGTGCGGACGCGGCGCGCGTCGTCCGTCCAGGTGAAGAAGGGGACGACGGCGGAGCAGCGGGCGAGGGAGAAGGAGATTAAGAAGGCATACAGAGAGAGGATGACGGAGCTCAAGGAGGAAATACGGCAGAACAAGCAGGACAAGAGGCGGCTGCGCGAGGagagggagaagaagaaggcggAGAATATTCTCAAGTCGGGAACCAAGTTGCAGAAGATTACCAACCCTAATACACTCAAGAAGATCGCTAAATCCAAGCAGCGCAAGCTCCTCAAGGTCGTCTCTGATGATGTTTTCAAGAATAATACCAACAAgtaa